In Flavobacterium sp. N1736, the following are encoded in one genomic region:
- the rpmA gene encoding 50S ribosomal protein L27 — translation MAHKKGVGSSKNGRESESKRLGVKIFGGQAAIAGNIIVRQRGSKHNPGENVYISKDHTLHARVAGVVKFQKKKDNKSYVSILPFEA, via the coding sequence ATGGCTCACAAGAAAGGTGTCGGTAGTTCGAAGAATGGTAGAGAATCAGAATCAAAACGTTTAGGCGTTAAGATTTTTGGTGGTCAAGCTGCTATTGCTGGAAACATCATCGTTAGACAAAGAGGTTCAAAACATAATCCAGGTGAAAACGTTTACATCAGTAAAGATCACACACTACACGCAAGAGTAGCTGGAGTTGTTAAGTTCCAAAAGAAAAAAGATAACAAATCTTATGTATCTATTCTTCCATTCGAAGCATAA
- a CDS encoding AsmA-like C-terminal region-containing protein, whose translation MSTNKFKSALLKTGKYLAITFAVILGLLFLTPIVFEDQIKDQIKKTANERLSAELNYSDVSVSFFRHFPSLTLTLNDLNLNGSAPYKNEKFITAKEVSFGINVASLVFGRSVKIDQIYLSDSFINVKVNSKGEANYNIYKSKAHVKNTKDSSDTALKLERIEIINSKIIYDDQSTKVHFDALGFNYLGKGDLNKSVFDLYSKAKVEKLNIVYEGEPYLMNKKIDADLITKVNINSLSFFFQQNNLKINQLVVDFKGNFNFLKDGYNMDLAVKSENSNLNDVFTAFPPKYITWLSKTELKGNTNLLLTVKGDYIASQKKAPDLNLDVKLDNGFINYNKSAFPVSNLNVELKTKVPSLNPELLIVDAKNISLNINNDYVKSKFYMQGLTTPDIDAAFNAKMDLGKLNKALGIPNLELKGILLGDVKAKGKFDQKKKLFPVTNGNIDLENGYLKTKYYPNAITNILIKSKIENQKGTFQDLKVTLKPAQFTFEGKPVFVAADLSNFDDLTYDVKAKGELDVSKIYKVFSQKGLDLDGFVKADLVLKGKQSDAEKGNYSKLHNKGTLELRNIGIASEYLPKKFIIKEGIFKINQDKMSFNNFLAAYGQSDFKMNGYLQNVFNYVTTKTGVLKGSFTVSARYINVDEFMSSTPANTSVTETKTETPALQNEAKQTGVIIIPTNLNLQLMANAQKVYFDKLILQNASGNLKMTKGKLSMQNTGFNLIGCNVAMNANYQAVTPQKANFDYSIKASDFDIKRAYNEIEVFRKMASAAEKAQGIVSLDYQLKGRLNGNMDPVYPSLVGGGTLAVKDVKVRGLKMFNAVSKETSSDAMKNPDLSKVEIKSKIKNNIITVERFKFKFAGFRPRIEGTTSLDGKLNLKMRLGLPPLGIFGIPLTVTGTQNSPKVKVGRKTEDLEETKDTEN comes from the coding sequence ATGTCAACGAATAAATTTAAATCGGCCTTATTAAAAACAGGAAAATACCTGGCAATAACTTTTGCAGTTATTCTGGGATTATTGTTTTTAACGCCTATCGTTTTTGAAGATCAGATTAAAGATCAAATCAAAAAAACGGCGAACGAAAGGCTAAGCGCAGAATTAAATTATTCTGATGTTTCTGTATCGTTTTTTCGCCATTTTCCTTCTTTAACGTTAACCTTAAATGATTTAAATTTAAACGGTTCTGCTCCGTATAAAAATGAAAAATTCATTACTGCAAAAGAGGTTTCTTTTGGAATAAATGTCGCAAGTCTGGTTTTTGGAAGATCTGTAAAAATTGACCAGATTTATCTGTCGGATTCTTTTATCAACGTAAAAGTAAACTCGAAAGGAGAAGCTAATTATAACATTTACAAATCTAAAGCGCACGTTAAAAACACAAAAGACAGCTCTGACACCGCGTTAAAACTAGAGAGAATTGAAATCATCAACAGTAAGATAATTTACGATGATCAATCTACAAAAGTTCATTTTGACGCTTTGGGTTTTAATTATTTAGGAAAAGGAGATCTAAACAAATCCGTCTTCGATTTATATTCTAAAGCAAAAGTCGAAAAACTAAATATTGTTTATGAAGGAGAACCTTATTTAATGAACAAAAAAATTGATGCCGATTTGATTACGAAAGTAAACATCAACTCATTATCGTTCTTTTTCCAGCAAAACAACTTAAAAATAAATCAGCTTGTAGTCGATTTTAAAGGAAACTTTAATTTCCTGAAAGACGGTTACAATATGGATTTGGCTGTAAAATCTGAAAACAGTAATCTGAATGATGTTTTCACCGCTTTTCCCCCAAAATACATTACCTGGCTTTCTAAAACAGAATTAAAAGGAAATACCAATTTACTTTTAACCGTAAAAGGAGATTATATTGCTTCGCAAAAAAAAGCTCCGGATCTTAATTTAGACGTAAAATTAGACAATGGTTTTATAAATTATAACAAAAGTGCTTTTCCGGTTTCGAATCTGAATGTAGAACTAAAAACAAAAGTTCCGTCCTTAAATCCTGAACTTTTAATTGTCGATGCTAAAAATATATCCTTAAATATTAATAACGATTATGTAAAATCGAAGTTTTACATGCAAGGTTTAACCACGCCGGATATTGATGCTGCTTTTAATGCTAAAATGGATCTGGGGAAACTAAATAAAGCGCTGGGAATTCCAAATTTGGAACTGAAAGGAATTTTACTTGGTGATGTAAAAGCAAAAGGAAAATTTGATCAAAAGAAGAAACTTTTCCCTGTTACAAATGGAAATATTGATTTGGAGAACGGATATTTAAAAACAAAATATTACCCAAATGCAATTACCAATATTCTAATAAAGTCTAAAATTGAGAATCAAAAAGGAACTTTTCAGGATTTGAAGGTCACTTTAAAACCGGCACAATTTACCTTTGAAGGAAAACCGGTTTTTGTAGCCGCAGATTTAAGCAATTTTGACGATTTAACGTATGACGTTAAAGCAAAAGGAGAATTGGATGTTAGTAAAATATATAAAGTTTTTTCTCAAAAAGGACTTGATTTAGATGGTTTTGTAAAAGCTGATTTGGTTTTAAAAGGCAAACAAAGCGATGCCGAAAAAGGAAATTACAGCAAACTTCATAATAAAGGAACGCTTGAACTAAGAAATATCGGAATTGCATCTGAATATTTGCCTAAAAAATTCATTATTAAGGAAGGGATTTTCAAAATCAATCAGGATAAAATGTCTTTCAATAACTTTTTGGCCGCTTACGGTCAATCAGATTTTAAAATGAATGGCTATTTACAAAACGTTTTTAATTATGTAACTACAAAAACAGGTGTTTTAAAAGGCTCTTTTACGGTTTCGGCACGATATATTAATGTTGACGAATTTATGTCGAGTACGCCCGCAAATACATCTGTAACAGAAACTAAGACTGAAACTCCTGCTTTGCAAAACGAAGCAAAACAAACGGGAGTTATAATTATTCCGACGAATTTGAATTTGCAATTAATGGCAAATGCACAAAAAGTATATTTTGATAAATTGATTCTTCAAAATGCCTCCGGAAATTTAAAAATGACCAAAGGCAAATTGAGCATGCAGAATACAGGTTTTAATTTAATTGGGTGTAATGTTGCCATGAATGCCAATTATCAGGCTGTAACGCCTCAAAAAGCAAATTTTGACTATAGTATAAAAGCTTCTGATTTTGATATTAAAAGGGCTTATAATGAAATCGAAGTTTTTAGAAAAATGGCCAGCGCTGCCGAAAAAGCTCAAGGAATTGTATCGCTCGATTATCAGTTAAAAGGAAGATTAAACGGAAATATGGATCCTGTTTACCCATCGCTTGTTGGCGGCGGAACGCTTGCCGTAAAAGATGTAAAAGTGCGAGGATTAAAAATGTTCAATGCCGTAAGCAAGGAAACAAGCTCTGACGCAATGAAAAATCCGGATCTTTCGAAAGTGGAAATTAAAAGTAAAATCAAAAATAATATCATAACGGTTGAACGCTTCAAATTTAAATTTGCAGGTTTTAGACCAAGAATTGAAGGAACTACAAGCTTAGACGGAAAACTGAATTTAAAAATGCGTTTAGGTTTACCTCCGCTAGGTATTTTTGGAATTCCGTTAACCGTTACCGGAACACAGAATAGTCCGAAAGTAAAAGTGGGCCGCAAAACAGAAGATCTGGAAGAAACTAAGGATACAGAAAATTAA
- a CDS encoding tRNA-(ms[2]io[6]A)-hydroxylase, which produces MLGLKLATDPRWVNIVESNIEEILTDHAWCEQKAASNAISLVTYNSELEELVTEMLVIAREELEHLQMVHDIIKKRGLTLGRERKDHYVNELFKFMKKDGSRKDALCDRLLFSAMIEARSCERFKVLSENIKDEELAKFYRDLMISEAGHYTTFLGFARKYTDNIDIDKRWKEWIEYEASIITNYGKKETVHG; this is translated from the coding sequence ATGTTAGGATTAAAATTAGCTACAGACCCTCGCTGGGTAAATATAGTCGAGTCGAATATCGAAGAAATTTTAACGGATCATGCCTGGTGCGAACAAAAAGCTGCTTCAAATGCCATTAGCTTAGTTACTTACAATTCTGAATTAGAAGAATTAGTAACTGAAATGCTTGTCATTGCCAGAGAAGAATTAGAGCATTTGCAAATGGTTCACGATATTATCAAGAAAAGAGGTTTAACATTGGGGCGCGAAAGAAAAGACCATTATGTAAATGAGCTTTTTAAATTTATGAAAAAAGACGGAAGCCGTAAAGATGCACTTTGCGATCGTTTATTGTTTTCGGCCATGATCGAAGCCCGAAGCTGTGAGCGTTTTAAAGTACTTTCAGAAAATATAAAAGACGAAGAATTAGCTAAATTTTACCGTGATTTGATGATTTCAGAAGCTGGACATTATACTACTTTCTTAGGTTTTGCCAGAAAATATACAGATAATATAGATATCGATAAACGCTGGAAAGAATGGATTGAATATGAAGCTTCGATCATTACTAATTACGGAAAAAAAGAAACCGTTCACGGATAA
- a CDS encoding glycosyltransferase family 4 protein: MNQTKKLLIIGFVWPEPNSSAAGGRMMQLISIFKENGFEITFASPALDSDFMVDLAAFGVEKVSIELNNSSFDDFITALNPDVVLFDRFMIEEQFGWRVSENCPKAIRLLDTEDLHCLRTARQKAFKENRTFELHDLLSEEVAKREIASILRCDLSFIISEFEMKLLKDVFKIDSSLLHYLPFLVDKMAENDLSKLPSFEDRKNFVFIGNFLHEPNWNTVQYLKETIWTLIKKQFPEAVLEVYGAYPSQKVLQLHQPKNGFFIMGRAVDANEVVKNARVVLAPIRFGAGLKGKLLEAMQCGTPSVTTTIGSEAMHDNLPWNGFIANEAELFAKQATALYQDENLWKQAQKNGIAIVNSCFQKEQFSSQLINIINGLLSDSESHRLHNFMGSLLQHHTLKSTKYMAKWIEAKNKN, translated from the coding sequence ATGAATCAAACAAAAAAACTTTTAATAATTGGTTTTGTCTGGCCTGAACCAAATTCGTCTGCGGCGGGTGGCAGAATGATGCAATTGATTTCTATTTTTAAGGAAAATGGATTTGAAATTACATTTGCAAGCCCGGCATTAGACAGCGATTTTATGGTTGATTTAGCTGCATTTGGAGTAGAAAAGGTATCAATCGAATTGAATAATTCGAGTTTTGATGATTTTATAACAGCACTAAATCCGGATGTTGTTTTGTTTGATCGCTTTATGATCGAAGAACAATTTGGCTGGCGTGTTTCTGAAAATTGCCCAAAAGCTATTCGATTATTAGATACCGAAGATTTACATTGTTTGCGAACTGCTAGACAAAAAGCTTTTAAAGAAAACAGAACTTTTGAACTTCATGATTTATTATCAGAAGAAGTTGCAAAACGTGAAATTGCCAGTATTTTAAGATGTGATTTGTCATTTATTATTTCTGAATTTGAAATGAAACTTTTAAAAGATGTTTTTAAAATTGATTCGTCACTGCTGCATTATTTGCCTTTTTTAGTTGATAAAATGGCAGAAAATGATCTTTCGAAATTACCTTCTTTTGAAGATCGCAAGAACTTTGTTTTTATTGGAAATTTTCTTCACGAACCTAATTGGAATACGGTTCAATATCTAAAAGAAACAATTTGGACTTTAATTAAAAAGCAATTTCCTGAAGCTGTTTTAGAAGTTTACGGCGCTTATCCATCTCAAAAAGTACTGCAATTGCATCAGCCTAAAAATGGTTTTTTTATTATGGGAAGAGCTGTTGATGCTAATGAAGTGGTCAAAAATGCCCGTGTCGTTTTAGCGCCAATTCGTTTTGGTGCCGGATTAAAAGGAAAATTATTAGAAGCGATGCAATGCGGAACGCCAAGTGTAACTACAACGATTGGTTCTGAAGCGATGCATGATAATTTACCGTGGAATGGTTTTATTGCTAATGAAGCTGAGTTGTTTGCAAAACAAGCGACAGCTTTATATCAAGATGAAAACCTGTGGAAACAAGCGCAAAAAAACGGAATTGCAATTGTGAATTCCTGTTTTCAAAAAGAACAGTTTTCTTCTCAATTAATAAACATAATTAATGGATTGCTAAGTGATTCTGAAAGCCATCGTCTGCATAATTTTATGGGAAGTTTATTGCAGCATCATACTTTAAAAAGCACAAAATATATGGCAAAATGGATTGAGGCTAAGAATAAAAATTAG
- a CDS encoding helix-turn-helix domain-containing protein — MSSQNVFTLINPQTGNLAFKILPFDDNSHFDHLQRNNFFSLIWVTNGKGKVKADFAEHQFEENSLLAFSPYQPFMLCVNEPIEGIAIHFHPDFYCIHMHQKEVSCSGVLFNNVYQPPFVKITDEASATFKMVLDQMKAEIQNSDLAQYESLVSYLKIFLITASRLKNQQLEEMKSIPNSKEPFILQNLKDAIEDNFKTKHSAGNYAEMLNISAKALAKISRNYFNKTLTDLIAERIIIEAKRELYMTNKTVKEIAYELGYDDEHYFSRFFKTNADVSPQLYRETVGFGKMEA, encoded by the coding sequence ATGAGCAGTCAAAATGTTTTTACTCTGATAAATCCGCAAACTGGAAATCTGGCTTTCAAAATACTTCCCTTTGATGACAACAGCCATTTTGATCATTTGCAGCGCAATAATTTTTTCTCTTTAATTTGGGTTACCAACGGAAAAGGAAAGGTAAAAGCTGATTTTGCCGAACATCAATTTGAAGAAAACTCGCTCCTCGCCTTTTCTCCATACCAGCCTTTTATGCTTTGTGTAAACGAACCAATTGAAGGAATTGCAATTCATTTTCATCCTGATTTTTATTGCATTCACATGCATCAAAAAGAGGTTTCGTGCAGTGGTGTTTTATTTAATAATGTGTATCAGCCGCCGTTTGTAAAAATTACAGATGAAGCTTCCGCCACTTTTAAAATGGTTTTGGATCAGATGAAAGCAGAAATTCAAAACAGTGATTTGGCACAATACGAATCGCTGGTTTCCTACTTGAAGATATTTTTAATTACAGCTTCACGATTAAAAAATCAGCAGTTAGAAGAAATGAAATCGATACCCAATTCCAAAGAGCCTTTTATACTTCAAAACCTGAAAGATGCCATCGAAGACAATTTCAAAACAAAACATTCCGCAGGAAATTATGCAGAAATGCTGAATATTTCAGCGAAAGCCTTAGCGAAAATATCCAGGAATTATTTTAACAAAACACTGACAGATCTTATTGCCGAAAGAATAATTATTGAAGCCAAAAGAGAACTATATATGACCAATAAAACGGTAAAAGAAATCGCTTATGAATTAGGTTATGATGACGAACATTATTTTAGCCGATTTTTTAAAACCAATGCAGATGTTTCGCCACAATTGTATCGGGAAACAGTAGGTTTTGGAAAAATGGAAGCCTAA
- a CDS encoding nuclear transport factor 2 family protein — translation MELQRHPLPPFTMETALQKVQIAEDAWNTKDPEKVALAYTIDTEWRNRTDFINGREEVKQFLTKKWEKELNYKLKKELWGFRENRMAVRFEYEWQDHSGQWFRSYGNELWEFDENGYMQKRFASINDLAINETDRKL, via the coding sequence ATGGAACTACAAAGACATCCATTACCTCCATTTACGATGGAAACTGCTCTTCAAAAAGTTCAAATCGCTGAAGATGCATGGAATACAAAAGATCCGGAAAAAGTAGCACTTGCTTATACAATTGATACCGAATGGAGAAACAGAACTGACTTTATTAATGGTCGTGAAGAAGTAAAACAATTCCTTACTAAAAAATGGGAAAAAGAGCTTAATTATAAACTTAAAAAGGAATTATGGGGTTTCCGTGAAAACAGAATGGCCGTTAGATTCGAATATGAATGGCAAGATCATTCCGGACAATGGTTTCGCAGTTATGGCAACGAACTTTGGGAATTTGACGAGAATGGATATATGCAAAAAAGATTTGCCAGCATTAATGATTTAGCAATTAACGAAACTGATCGCAAATTATAA